TGAAAGGGTATCATTTGTGGAAAATATAGATAGACAGGTAACTAGCGTCAGATTGATTAACATACCTAAAGATAAACATAAAAGGGGAACAATAAAATGCTCCCCTTTCAATTATTGACTTAGATGCGCAATTTATACATCCAATTGTACATTTTCTTTTTTCGTATTTTTTGAGCGAATAGGTGTATTACCTCCACCATTTAAGGTGATATCCACCGGGTTATTATTTTTCCATGCACCTTTTGTAAAATCTGGTACTGCTACCGTTTTACAGTTCTTTTCAACAGACTCAAAACTTAATGGCACAATACAACTCCATGAAGCAGCGTCATAGACATCTTGGTCTAACGGCAACCCGTTACGTAGACAGTCGATTAGGCGCCAATCCATCATAAAGTCCATACCTCCGTGACCACCAACTTCTTTGGCTTTATCACCGATGTATTTCACTAATTCTGGTGTATATTTATCATATAATTCTTTGAGTTTTTCCTCTTTAATGAATTCATGACCAAAAGCAATATTCTCAGTTGGGTATTTTTGGGCAAAACCTTTTGTACCGCTTAACGTATGTAGTCTTGAATATGGTCTAGGCGAGGTCACATCATGTTGTAGCATAATTGTTTTACCCTTCGCGGTGCGAATTAGCGTCGTATTCATGTTGCCACGGTATTTCTTCCCAACAAATTCCTGAAAGAACGAATCTTTTCCAGCGAGTTCCTTAGCCTTCTCTCCCATCATAAAATCATTGGACGACATCGCCACAAGGTGATCCATCTTGTCTCCTCTATTTATATTTAAACACTGTGCTACAGGCCCAAGTCCGTGAGTTGGATATAGATTACCATTGTATTTAATATTTTCCCTTAGGCGCCACATATTATCATAACCATTCTTTGAGAAATTCAAGTCCAATAAATCGTGGATATAAGCACCTTCACCATGGATTAATTCACCAAATAAACCTTGGCGGGCCATATTCAATGTCAACATCTCGAAAAAATCATAGCAGCAATTCTCTAACATCATACAATGTTTTTTTGTTGCCTCAGATGTCTTGACCACCTCCCAACAATCCTTTATTGTTAATGCAATTGGCACTTCACAAGCCACATGGTTACCCGCTTTCATCGCTGCGATACTCATTAGTGCGTGGTAGTCCCAAGGTGTACAGATATAGACCAGATCCAACTTTTCTTCCTTCAATAATGACTTCCAGCCATCTTCTCCAGAATAAGACTTTGCAGCTTTCAAACCTTTTGAGGTAAGAATTTTCTGCGCTTTATCTACGCGCTCTGAATGTTTATCACAAAGCGCAACGATTTCGCAACCTTCGATAAAAGATAGTCGTTCGACTGCACCGGGACCACGCATCCCTAATCCGATTACAGCCACTCTCACTTTATCAATTTTGGGTGCGGCATAACCACTCATATTAAATGCTTCTGCAGTCGCATTTGCATTAACCAAAGTAGGAAGTGAAACAGCCAATGATGATAAAATCCCGGCCTTTTTTAAAAAATCTCTTCTAGAATCCATAATTTAAAGTTCATGTAAATTTAAAGGGACCAAAATGGT
The window above is part of the Sphingobacterium sp. ML3W genome. Proteins encoded here:
- a CDS encoding Gfo/Idh/MocA family oxidoreductase codes for the protein MDSRRDFLKKAGILSSLAVSLPTLVNANATAEAFNMSGYAAPKIDKVRVAVIGLGMRGPGAVERLSFIEGCEIVALCDKHSERVDKAQKILTSKGLKAAKSYSGEDGWKSLLKEEKLDLVYICTPWDYHALMSIAAMKAGNHVACEVPIALTIKDCWEVVKTSEATKKHCMMLENCCYDFFEMLTLNMARQGLFGELIHGEGAYIHDLLDLNFSKNGYDNMWRLRENIKYNGNLYPTHGLGPVAQCLNINRGDKMDHLVAMSSNDFMMGEKAKELAGKDSFFQEFVGKKYRGNMNTTLIRTAKGKTIMLQHDVTSPRPYSRLHTLSGTKGFAQKYPTENIAFGHEFIKEEKLKELYDKYTPELVKYIGDKAKEVGGHGGMDFMMDWRLIDCLRNGLPLDQDVYDAASWSCIVPLSFESVEKNCKTVAVPDFTKGAWKNNNPVDITLNGGGNTPIRSKNTKKENVQLDV